A stretch of the Macaca mulatta isolate MMU2019108-1 chromosome 14, T2T-MMU8v2.0, whole genome shotgun sequence genome encodes the following:
- the P2RY2 gene encoding P2Y purinoceptor 2, whose translation MAADLGPWNGTINGTWDGDELGYRCRFNEDFKYVLLPVSYGVVCVLGLCLNAVALYIFLCRLKTWNASTTYMFHLAVSDALYAASLPLLVYYYARGDHWPFSTVLCKLVRFLFYTNLYCSILFLTCISVHRCLGVLRPLRSLRWGQARYARRVAGAVWVLVLACQAPVLYFVTTSARGGRVTCHDTSAPDLFSRFVAYSSVMLGLLFAVPFAIILVCYMLMARRLLKPAYGTSGGLPRAKRKSVRTIAIVLAVFALCFLPFHVTRTLYYSFRSLDLSCHTLNAINMAYKITRPLASANSCLDPVLYFLAGQRLVRFARDAKPPTDSSPATPARRRLGLRRSNRTDMQRIEDVLGSSEDSRRTESTPASSENTKDIRL comes from the coding sequence ATGGCGGCAGACCTGGGCCCCTGGAATGGCACCATCAATGGCACCTGGGATGGGGATGAGCTGGGCTACAGGTGCCGCTTCAACGAGGACTTCAAGTACGTGCTGCTGCCTGTGTCCTACGGCGTGGTGTGTGTGCTTGGGCTGTGTCTGAACGCCGTGGCGCTCTACATCTTCTTGTGCCGCCTCAAGACCTGGAATGCGTCCACCACATACATGTTCCACCTGGCTGTGTCTGATGCACTGTATGCGGCCTCCCTGCCGCTGCTGGTCTATTACTACGCCCGCGGCGACCACTGGCCCTTTAGCACCGTGCTCTGCAAGCTGGTGCGCTTCCTCTTCTACACCAATCTTTACTGCAGCATCCTCTTCCTCACCTGCATCAGCGTGCACCGGTGTCTGGGTGTCTTACGCCCTCTGCGCTCCCTGCGCTGGGGCCAGGCCCGCTACGCTCGCCGGGTGGCCGGGGCCGTGTGGGTGTTGGTGCTGGCCTGCCAGGCCCCTGTGCTCTACTTTGTCACCACCAGCGCACGTGGGGGCCGCGTGACCTGCCACGACACCTCGGCGCCCGATCTCTTCAGCCGCTTCGTGGCCTACAGCTCAGTCATGCTGGGCCTGCTCTTCGCGGTGCCCTTTGCCATCATCCTTGTCTGTTACATGCTCATGGCTCGGCGGCTGCTAAAGCCGGCCTACGGGACCTCGGGCGGCCTGCCTAGGGCCAAGCGCAAGTCCGTGCGCACCATCGCCATAGTGCTGGCTGTCTTCGCCCTCTGCTTCCTGCCCTTCCATGTCACCCGCACCCTCTACTACTCCTTCCGCTCGCTGGACCTCAGCTGCCACACCCTCAACGCCATCAACATGGCCTACAAGATCACCCGGCCGCTGGCCAGTGCTAACAGTTGCCTTGACCCGGTGCTCTACTTCCTCGCTGGGCAGAGGCTTGTACGCTTTGCCCGAGATGCCAAGCCACCCACTGACTCCAGCCCTGCCACCCCGGCTCGCCGCAGGCTGGGCCTGCGCAGATCCAACAGAACTGACATGCAGAGGATAGAAGATGTGTTGGGCAGCAGTGAGGACTCTAGGCGGACAGAGTCCACACCGGCTAGTAGCGAGAACACTAAAGACATTAGGCTGTAG